Genomic segment of Magnetococcales bacterium:
TCTTGACTCCGATTATGGATTTGATTGAAACGTCAATATTTTCAAGAGGATGCCTTGGAGCTTGACGTGTCCCTGATCCTCTGAAACAGAACGAATTCAAAAGATACATCAACCCCATCCATCGACAAGCAAACCAATTAAATCCCAACGCCTGTTGACTGCAAAACCCGATCCGACGTAACAAGGCTCTCAGGCAATCACATTCCGGATGAGCCACTCTTCCAGGAGCATATTGCCAAAGTCTCTTTCAGGATAGACCGATCAAGTTTAATCAGGGGCAGCCCGGATCGGTTTTTTTCGGTGCCATCATCCTCTCCTTTGGCACTACGATGCAGCCCATTGGCGAATCTGTCTTATTTGGACGGCTCTGGGCGAACAGGTCTCTTTTTGGCGAAAAAAACTCATGAAACTCTTTGAAAAACATCCGTCTCCCTCCCGAATCCGGGCTCTGGAAGTGACCGGTAATCTGAAAGATGCCGGGGTTTCATTTTTAATCCGTCGCAGCTTCTACATCACTTTAATAATCATGCTCCCCCTGATCATCTGGCTATCCCAGGCCAAAATTCAGGAGGTGGCCCACGTCAGCGGCCAGGTGATCCCCAGCGGGTCTGTCAATGTGGTGCAGCACCTGGAAGGGGGCATCGTCTCGGAAGTTTTGGTCCATGAAAGCAAACTGGTGCAAAAAGGAGAGGTTCTCTTTCGCTTTGATGCCAATCAGGCCCTGCCTGAAAAAGCCGAGGCTGAGCTGCGTTTAAAGGGACTGGAAGCCCGAGCCATTCGCCTTCGCGCCTTTGAGGCGGGGGAAAAACCCGATTTTTCATCCATCGACGCCCGTTTCGGCCACCTGGTCGCTACCCAGCAACGCATTTATCAGGATCAGATGTATGTTCTCAGCAGTAACCAGTCGATGGTCAACGCCCAGATTGCACAGCGCAAATCGGAGTTGAAACAGGTTCAGGATGACCTGCAGATCGCCCATAAGCAGGTGGAGCTGACTGCGGATATGGTGGAAATCCGCAAAAAGCTGGTGGAAAAAAAAGCGATCTCAAAGGTGGTTTATCTGGAAACCATACGGGCCAATGTCACTGCCCAGGGAGAGGTCAAACGCCTGTATAAACAGATTGAAAACATCAAGAGCTCCTTGACCGAAGCCCAAAACAGGGCCAAAAAAATCGTCGCCGACGCCAAGCGGGAGGCCAACAGCGAGCTGGGTGTGGTGATCAACGAATCAACCCAACTGCGGGAATCCATGGCCCAGATGGAAGATCGTGTCACCCGCCTGGATGTTCTTTCTCCGGTACGGGGTATCGCCCAGGAACTCCAGGTAAAAACCGCAGGAACGGTGGTTCCTCCCGGTGCCACTCTGGTCAACATTGTCCCCCTGGATGATCAACTTCGGGTGGAGGTGCGCATCTCCCCGGAAGATATCGGTCGCGTGACCCCCGGGCAGCCGGTGGTGGTCAAGATGAGCAGCTATGAGTTTTCCCACTTCGGTTCCATGTTTGGCCGACTGATCTCCGTCTCCCCCAGCACCATGCTGGATGAAATGACCAGCAAACCCTACTACAAGGGCATTGTGGAGCTGGGCCAAAACCATATCGGCAATGAGCCCGGCAAATATCCAATCCTGCCCGGCATGCTCTCTCAGGTGGATATTTCTCTTGGGGAAAACACGGTTTTTGCCACCCTGTTCCGGCCTGTTACCCGCACCATACACGACGCCTTTAAAGAGCGCTGAGTGTTTGAACCCCTTGCATCTGTCATGGGCAGGGGATCACCACCCCTTTCATCCCCTGGGGCATATCCTCTGGGCCAAGCACCAAAAACAAAGCCCGGCAGCTCCTGGAAAAATTATTTTTTCGGGGCTGGTTTGGCCTCCAGAACTTTTTCGAACAGTTTTTCGATCGCCTTGCTTTTCAAACGTTTTTCACCCTTGTTTAATTTTTTCAAGTGTACGATCACCAGCTCCCGCTCGGTATAGACCTGAAGCCGCTGCCCCCCTGACCCACCATGGGTAAACCCCCAGGGATAGACCACCCACAGATAGCCATAGCCCTTTTTGGCAGCATCCTCCCCCGGAGGCAGGCTGGTGCTTTGTCGCACCCAGTCAGCGGGAACAACCTGCTGATTACGCCACTTTCCTTCCCGCTGATAAAGCAGGCCGAAGCGGGCCAAATCCAGAGCGCTCATATGAAAGATATAGGCTGGATAGAGGCTGGCCTGCTGCCGTTTGTAATACCCATCCTTAATCCGATAGTGCTCCATCTCCAAGGGGGTGGCGATGCGACGATCAAACTCCTGGAAAATCCCTGTCCCACTCTCACGCTCCAGAATCCCCCCCAGGGTGTTAAAGTCCCAATTATTATAAAAATAGAATGTCCCTGGCAGATAGCTTCCCCGGGCAGGCCTGTTTTTTTTCATCTTTTTCGGCTCATACGCCGAAGGGTGATACACTCCGGAGCGACTGCGCAAAAGATCCCGCACCCGGGCCGTGCGCTCCAGTGGCGTTAATCGGGGCTCGATATCATCGATCCCCAACTGCTTCATATCGGCATCCAGATCGATGTGACCCGCTGCGACATGGAGGCCAAAAAGGGCTCCCATGAGGGGTTTGCGGATGGAATTGAGCAAAAATCGCTCGGCAGGCTTTCCCCAGGCCGCCACCACCACCCCCCGATCCACAATCACTACCGCTGAGGAGGCGAGCTTTTCCTGGGCATAGCGCTGGGCCTGGTCCAGTTTTTTGGCAGACCAGCCGAGCATTCGGGGATGAATCGCCTTATGCCAATGTTGACCGGGGGTGTAGACCCGTTGGGAGTTGAAGGTGCTCAAAGTATTGAACTGGGCTTCTTCCGCACCAACGGGAAGTGTGGAGAGGAGAAGCAGTAAAGCCCAGAGAATTGAGCCCAACAAGCACCTCTGACCAACGGCCCAAACCCGCCAGGCAGGCTTTTTGGTTTCAGCGACGTTTACTTTTGCCAACATGAAAACCCTCCCCCCTTTAAGATGGCAAAGGCCCTCCTCTTCCCCCACCAAGACCAAATAGAGCCCCTTGCACTTGGCTTGGGTGGTTACGAACCATTTCAAGCGCTGGGTTCAATCCTGCCAGTGATTACTCTTCCGCTTTGTTGGGCTTTGCTCTGATTTTCATTCGATTGTTTTTTTTGGCCTTCCTTTTCTCTCTGTTGTGGGTGTCGATCTCCTCCAGGGTCAGAGTCCCGTTCTGATCCTGATCCATTTTTTCGAAGCGCTTTTTTAAATTCAGCAGGGCTCGCTCCTCAAACTCCGCATAGGTGACCTCACCATTGCCATCCTTATCGGTCTCATTAAAATTTTTTGTCAAAATTTTGTTAATGCGAGGTTTTTTACTGATATCGCCAGGCTTGTCCACAGCAGGTTTATCCATGGCAGGCTTGTCGTCGGCATAAACAGGGGTAGTGCCCCACCCAACCCCCAGGGCCACGAGCAAGGCAAAAATATTTTTCATCTGTTTCTTCTCCTTCTGAAGTAAAAAAAGCGATCATTGGGGATCAAACGGTAAACCAATCACGACACTGGCATAAGCTGAACAGGATACCACACCCCGAACAGGAGCATGGGCAGAATCATCCCGGAATGATTCCAAAAATCTTTTCAGGCCATCACCCTGAGTCCATTGGAATTTAAAAATTTTGTGCCATAAATTGATCGATGAACGAAGCCCGGACGATCACCGTACCATCACAGTTAAACTGCATCTCGACAATATTTTGAATCAAACAGATCGTCATTTTTCGAAGATAA
This window contains:
- a CDS encoding HlyD family type I secretion periplasmic adaptor subunit; this translates as MKLFEKHPSPSRIRALEVTGNLKDAGVSFLIRRSFYITLIIMLPLIIWLSQAKIQEVAHVSGQVIPSGSVNVVQHLEGGIVSEVLVHESKLVQKGEVLFRFDANQALPEKAEAELRLKGLEARAIRLRAFEAGEKPDFSSIDARFGHLVATQQRIYQDQMYVLSSNQSMVNAQIAQRKSELKQVQDDLQIAHKQVELTADMVEIRKKLVEKKAISKVVYLETIRANVTAQGEVKRLYKQIENIKSSLTEAQNRAKKIVADAKREANSELGVVINESTQLRESMAQMEDRVTRLDVLSPVRGIAQELQVKTAGTVVPPGATLVNIVPLDDQLRVEVRISPEDIGRVTPGQPVVVKMSSYEFSHFGSMFGRLISVSPSTMLDEMTSKPYYKGIVELGQNHIGNEPGKYPILPGMLSQVDISLGENTVFATLFRPVTRTIHDAFKER
- a CDS encoding serine hydrolase, giving the protein MLAKVNVAETKKPAWRVWAVGQRCLLGSILWALLLLLSTLPVGAEEAQFNTLSTFNSQRVYTPGQHWHKAIHPRMLGWSAKKLDQAQRYAQEKLASSAVVIVDRGVVVAAWGKPAERFLLNSIRKPLMGALFGLHVAAGHIDLDADMKQLGIDDIEPRLTPLERTARVRDLLRSRSGVYHPSAYEPKKMKKNRPARGSYLPGTFYFYNNWDFNTLGGILERESGTGIFQEFDRRIATPLEMEHYRIKDGYYKRQQASLYPAYIFHMSALDLARFGLLYQREGKWRNQQVVPADWVRQSTSLPPGEDAAKKGYGYLWVVYPWGFTHGGSGGQRLQVYTERELVIVHLKKLNKGEKRLKSKAIEKLFEKVLEAKPAPKK